The Bradysia coprophila strain Holo2 unplaced genomic scaffold, BU_Bcop_v1 contig_193, whole genome shotgun sequence genome window below encodes:
- the LOC119075246 gene encoding zinc finger and SCAN domain-containing protein 22-like — translation MILILHERHAKHKRNKQAVSKIAKQFNQTMSKAKLQCDRKKNISPQKDLQDNTLRRMENLLSSCRLCLTSLNDGQSIDLFDDENVERPYSLVAEDLTSLQITKDDMYPNNICESCASQLAIFDSFRTSCQLSFKKLQAIVPLGMSIRDSRKQKLTAEYIFEADGNEMTIGSEGSVNDDEILVQLCDYEPVDTNESQDSGPNETDNLIELTIKTEEVDAEDYANEPLYLADQVNIQNVAIKDESKPKRKRIPKLPASERNLHCETCNITFNRGHDFTRHQMSHAGIKEFSCELCHQQFTRRSHLNSHMMIHNQIKPFSCDTCGFMFRKLSNLHRHMSVHSDIYNFECTMCDKKFKRMPSLRLHQKIHEGGCTLTCTFCGKVYASYSGFKKHLAKHNSKENIEGKTMNDDVEILYEEYLISDDVEAIET, via the exons ATGATTCTTATACTTCATGAACGTCACGCTAAACATAAACGGAATAAACAAGCTGTGAGCAAAATTGCAAAACAATTTAATCAAACGATGTCGAAAGCAAAATTGCAGTGCGATAGGAAGAAGAATATATCTCCGCAGAAGGATCTGCAAGACAACACATTACGAAGAATGGAAAACTTATTGAGTTCGTGTCGATTGTGTTTAACTAGCTTGAATGATGGGCAAAGCATTGATTTGTTTGACGACGAAAATGTCGAGAGACCGTACTCATTAGTAGCTGAAGACCTGACCAGTTTGCAG ATCACCAAAGACGACATGTATCCCAACAACATTTGCGAAAGCTGTGCTAGTCAACTGGCAATTTTCGATTCATTTCGTACGTCCTGTCAACTCTCATTCAAAAAACTGCAGGCAATTGTACCACTGGGAATGTCGATACGTGACAGTCGCAAACAGAAACTGACCGCCGAGTACATATTCGAAGCCGATGGCAACGAAATGACCATCGGATCGGAAGGATCGGTGAACGACGACGAAATATTGGTTCAATTGTGCGATTACGAACCGGTGGACACGAATGAAAGCCAGGACAGCGGTCCAAACGAAACGGACAATTTGATTGAGTTGACGATTAAAACGGAAGAGGTCGACGCCGAAGACTATGCCAATGAGCCGCTGTATCTGGCCGATCAAGTTAACATTCAGAATGTGGCGATAAAGGATGAATCGAAGCCGAAACGGAAGCGAATACCAAAATTGCCAGCATCTGAACGGAATCTGCACTGCGAGACCTGTAATATCACATTCAACCGAGGTCACGATTTCACGCGTCATCAAATGTCCCATGCCGGAATTAAGGAGTTTTCATGCGAATTGTGTCATCAACAGTTCACGCGTCGATCACATCTCAACAGTCATATGATGATTCACAATCAAATCAAACCGTTCAG ttgcGACACTTGCGGTTTCATGTTCCGGAAACTATCCAATCTCCATCGTCACATGAGCGTTCATTCGGACATTTATAACTTTGAATGCACCATGTGCGACAAAAAGTTCAAAAGAATGCCATCCCTGCGTCTGCACCAGAAAATACACGAAGGTGGCTGTACGCTAACCTGTACGTTTTGCGGAAAAGTGTACGCGTCGTACAGTGGTTTCAAGAAGCACCTGGCCAAACATAATAGCAAAGAGAATATCGAGGGGAAGACGATGAACGACGACGTTGAGATCCTGTACGAAGAATATCTCATTTCGGATGATGTCGAAGCGATTGAAACTTAG
- the LOC119075245 gene encoding beta-1,3-glucan-binding protein-like: MMINVIIVCNRWMFVLLIFLLQTVNLCSADGDYDVPPATVEVFYPKGFRVSIPADPDIKLFAFHGKLNEEFDGLTSGHWATDITKVRDGRFTFNERMTSLKIGDTLYFWTYVIYKGLGYRQEDGVFKVEGYVNATVPISTPPTILNPTNRFTTPAEQTCQPSLTKVNNVHPCAGTLIFEDDFNFIDETKWTKLREFSGEPDHEFVVYIPNEDVLYTQNGFLHIEPKRLESEYGENAQLGSLDLGFKCTSKEGQMSDYCTRTSGSTIIPPVISSRLTTLNKFSFLYGRVEIRARLPSEDWVFPLLLLEPANNFYGAKNLASGQMRIAFVKGKDGLLSGGVLLGATEPTRSIKMCTNPNPINLNSDFHTFSLEWKLDEITLSIANQIYCRINPQQGFYTNFLSHGNFDNNFASLWQKEGKMAPFDKEFRLTVGIGVGGLNDFVDSDSSHHITPTKPWKNTQVKAMKLFWDAMKTRTDYPGNRSGLEVDYVRVYSL, from the exons ATGATGATTAACGTGATTATAGTTTGCAATCGATGGATGTTTGTTCtattgatatttttgttgcaaaCAGTAAATCTGTGTAGTGCTGACGGTGATTATGACGTACCACCCGCTACTGTTGAAGTTTTCTATCCGAAGGGATTTCGTGTATCAATTCCAG ctGATCCAGACATAAAACTATTCGCCTTCCATGGTAAATTGAACGAGGAATTTGATGGTTTAACTTCGGGTCATTGGGCAACAGATATAACGAAAGTGAGGGACGGTCGTTTCACGTTCAATGAACGAATGACGTCGTTAAAA ATCGGTGATACACTTTATTTCTGGACGTATGTCATATACAAAGGGCTGGGCTATCGACAAGAGGATGGAGTTTTCAAAGTTGAAG GCTATGTAAACGCCACAGTTCCGATTTCAACACCACCAACTATCTTGAATCCGACCAATCGGTTTACAACTCCAGCAGAACAAACGTGCCAACCGTCTCTAACAAAAGTAAACAATGTTCATCCTTGCGCAGGCACACTCATATTTGAGGacgatttcaatttcatcGATGAAACAAAATGGACAAAGCTGCGGGAATTTAGCGGTGAACCG GACCACGAATTCGTTGTATACATTCCAAACGAAGACGTTCTTTACACACAGAATGGCTTTCTGCACATCGAGCCGAAGCGATTAGAAAGTGAATACGGTGAAAATGCACAGCTCGGCTCGCTCGATCTTGGATTTAA ATGCACCAGCAAAGAGGGTCAAATGTCCGATTATTGTACTCGAACAAGTGGTAGCACCATTATACCGCCGGTGATTTCCAGCCGGCTGACAACCTTgaataaattcagttttctttACGGAAGGGTTGAGATTCGAGCAAGGCTACCGTCGGAGGATTGGGTATTTCCGCTGCTTTTGTTGGAACCAgccaacaatttttatggagCGAAAAATCTTGCGTCGGGTCAAATGCGAATAGCTTTCGTGAAGGGAAAAGATGGTCTACTGTCAGGTGGAGTACTTCTCGGAGCCACCGAACCGACAAGGTCCATTAAAATGTGTACCAATCCCAATCCAATCAATTTAAATAGCGATTTTCATACCTTCTCATTAGAGTGGAAACTAG ACGAAATTACACTTTCGATcgcaaatcaaatttattgccGCATCAATCCACAACAGGGATTTTACACCAATTTCTTGTCCCACGGCAATTTTGACAATAATTTTGCGTCGCTCTGGCAGAAAGAAGGCAAAATGGCCCCGTTCGACAAGGAGTTTCGTTTAACTGTTGGCATTGGCGTTGGTGGTCTGAATGACTTTGTCGACAGCGACTCGAGCCATCACATCACACCGACGAAGCCATGGAAGAATACACAAGTGAAGGCGATGAAATTGTTCTGGGACGCCATGAAAACGCGAACCGATTATCCTGGTAACAGGTCTGGCTTAGAAGTTGATTATGTACGGGTCTACTCCCTTTAA